The Drechmeria coniospora strain ARSEF 6962 chromosome 02, whole genome shotgun sequence genome has a segment encoding these proteins:
- a CDS encoding subtilisin-like serine protease PR1C, producing the protein MVRTSLLLSLAAAASTALASKAAVNVVPGAYIFELEDGYDPSALDKAVGKEGKTRMKLDYSLFKGVSVQLNDVNKAEEKAAKIAADPAVKAFFPVRLYDMPNPKVEWIGTNPKAHFADVKKRSPANQTEDTFSPHVMTQVDKLRAEGFTGKGIKIAVIDTGIDYKHPALGGCFGKGCLVSFGTDFVGDAYTGSNTPVPDDDPMDCGGHGTHVAGTVAAQPNKFGFTGAVPDASLGAYRVFGCKGQVGNDILIAAYNRAYEDGANIITASIGGPSGWSEDPWAVAVQRIVEKGVPCTVSAGNEGNQGLFYASGAADGKGVTSIASFDNTLTPTLLYLVKYSIDDANDVDFGYVPAQPGAWDGVTLEVYATSTDVTIKDDACTALPANTPDLGNKIVLIRRGSCNFSTKAANAAAKGAKYIMIYNNVAGAMSIDLSAVPGVLAGGMTTKEVGEGWIKAIKDGKKVTLKMASREKTDVSMVASPNNATGGALSTFTSWGPTWEMDLKPQVGTPGGNILSTYPTALGGYAVLSGTSMACPIAAGIVALIAEVRGTFDPTLIDNLLSSTANPQLLNDGTKFYPAFAPTAQQGGGLVQAYDAAYTTTLLEPSALSFNDTEHFAKSLKLTISNKGSKEITYKLSNVPAITMFTLDAGTINPGTFPNDASLAAATLKFSQDSVTIGAGSSASVEVQPTPPSGLDAKRLPLWSGWVAINGTDGSSLSIPYQGLAGSLRSATVMASDSAWVASSTDKDLTAVKANITFTVPSPGSKNGTKATLPAVVANLALGSSLLTAHIVPMTTCPPKNLTTEYFGHNSIGQPYGFPNKYLTRGAGSYPWDGRLDSGKYAPPGKYKFIVRALRIFGDASKKSDWDVSETGSFYIKYE; encoded by the exons ATGGTCCGCACATCGCTTCTCCTGTCgctcgccgcggccgcctcgacggcgctcgcgaGCAAGGCCGCCGTCAACGTCGTGCCCGGCGCCTACATcttcgagctcgaggatggcTAT GACCCCAGCGCCCtcgacaaggccgtcggcaaggaGGGCAAGACGCGCATGAAGCTCGACTACAGCCTCTTCAAGGGCGTCTCCGTCCAGCTCAACGACGTCAacaaggccgaggagaaggcggccaagatcGCCGCCGACCCTGCCGTCAAGGCCTTCTTCCCCGTTCGCCTCTACGACATGCCCAACCCCAAGGTTGAGTGGATCGGGACGAACCCCAAGGCGCACTTTGCCGACGTCAAGAAGCGCTCGCCCGCGAACCAGACCGAGGACACCTTTTCCCCCCACGTCATGACCCAGGTCGACAAGCTCCGCGCCGAGGGCTTCACCGGCAAGGGCATCAAGATTGCCGTCATCGACACCGGT ATCGACTACAAGCACCcggccctcggcggctgcTTCGGCAAGGGCTGCCTCGTCTCCTTCGGCACCGActtcgtcggcgatgcctACACCGGCAGCAACACGCCcgtccccgacgacgaccccatggactgcggcggccacggcacccacgtcgccggcaccgtcgccgcccagccgAACAAGTTTGGCTTCACCGGCGCCGTCCCTGACGCTTCCCTCGGCGCCTACCGCGTCTTCGGCTGCAAGGGCCAGGTCGGCAACGAcatcctcatcgccgcctaCAACAGGGCctacgaggacggcgccaACATCATCACTGCCTCCATCGGCGGGCCCAGCGGCTGGTCCGAGGATCCTtgggccgtcgccgtccagcGCATCGTCGAAAAGGGCGTCCCCTGCACCGTCTCCGCCGGCAACGAGGGAAATCAGGGCCTCTTCTACGCCagcggtgccgccgacggcaagggcgTCACCTCCATCGCCTCCTTCGACAACACCCTGACGCCGACGCTCCTCTACCTCGTCAAGTacagcatcgacgacgccaacgacGTCGACTTCGGCTACGTCCCCGCCCAGCCCGGCGCCTGGGACGGCGTGACGCTCGAGGTCTACGCCACGAGCACCGACGTCACCATCAAGGACGACGCCTGCACCGCCCTGCCGGCCAACACGCCTGACCTCGGCAACAAGATCGTCCTCATCCGTCGCGGCAGCTGCAACTTCTCGACAAAggccgccaacgccgccgccaaggggGCCAAGTACATCATGATCTACAAcaacgtcgccggcgccatgtCCATCGACCTCTCGGCCGTCCccggcgtcctcgccggcggcatgaCGACCAAGGAGGTCGGTGAGGGCTGGatcaaggccatcaaggacggcaagaagGTGACGCTCAAGATGGCGAGCCGCGAGAAGACGGACGTCTCCATGGTCGCGAGCCCCAACAACGCgaccggcggcgccctcaGCACCTTCACCTCGTGGGGACCTACCTGGGAGATGGACCTCAAGCCCCAGGTCGGAACGCCCGGCGGCAACATCCTCTCGACCTACCCGACGGCCCTCGGCGGCTACGCCGTCCTCTCCGGAACCTCCATGGCCTgccccatcgccgccggcatcgtcgccctcatcgCCGAGGTCCGCGGCACCTTTGACCCTACCCTCATCGACAACCtgctctcgtcgacggccaaccCGCAGCTCCTCAACGACGGCACCAAGTTCTACCCTGCCTTTGCCCCGACGGCCCAGCAGGGAGGTGGTCTCGTCCAGGCCTACGACGCGGCCTacacgacgacgctgctcgaGCCGTCAGCGTTGTCCTTCAACGACACCGAGCACTTTGCCAAGTCGTTGAAGCTCACCATCAGCAACAAGGGCAGCAAGGAGATCACCTACAAGCTGTCCAACGTGCCCGCCATCACCATGTtcaccctcgacgccgggACCATCAACCCGGGCACGTTCCCCAACGACGCCTCCCTCGCGGCCGCGACGCTCAAGTTCAGCCAGGATTCCGtcaccatcggcgccggaAGTTCCGCGTCCGTCGAGGTgcagccgacgccgccctccggcctcgacgcGAAGCGCCTGCCTCTCTGGTCCGGCTGGGTCGCCAtcaacggcaccgacggctcTTCCCTGTCCATCCCCTACCAGGGTCTCGCCGGCTCGCTCCGCTCGGCGACCGTCATGGCCTCGGACAGCGCTTGGGTCGCCAGCTCGACCGACAAGGACCTcaccgccgtcaaggccaacATCACCTTTAccgtgccgtcgcccggCAGCAAGAACGGCACCAAGGCGAccctgccggccgtcgtcgccaacctcgccctcggctcgTCCCTCTTGACGGCTCACATCGTCCCCATGACGACCTGCCCTCCCAAGAACCTGACGACCGAGTACTTTGGCCACAACTCCATCGGCCAGCCGTACGGCTTCCCCAACAAGTACCTCACCCGCGGCGCCGGATCGTACCCGTGGGATGGTCGCCTCGACTCGGGCAAGTACGCGCCGCCgggcaagtacaagttcatCGTCCGCGCCCTGAGGATCTTTGGCGACGCGAGCAAGAAGTCGGACTGGGACGTCAGCGAGACGGGATCCTTCTACATCAAGTACGAGTGA